A stretch of the Hyperolius riggenbachi isolate aHypRig1 chromosome 11, aHypRig1.pri, whole genome shotgun sequence genome encodes the following:
- the CFDP1 gene encoding craniofacial development protein 1 encodes MSSILGKLGGKKQKMSTLEKSKLDWETFKEKEGIGEELAIHNRGKDGYIERKAFLERVDYRQFEREREIRLKNMKPT; translated from the exons ATGAGCAGTATTCTGGGGAAGCTGGGAGGTAAGAAACAGAAGATGAGCACACTGGAGAAATCCAAGCTGGACTGGGAAACCTTCAAAGAGAAAGAAGGAATCGGTGAAGAGCTGGCTATCCACAACAGAGGCAAAGATGG GTACATTGAAAGGAAAGCTTTCCTAGAAAGAGTTGACTACAGACAGTTTGAACGAGAACGAGAAATTAGACTCAAAAACATGAAACCAACATGA